A genomic window from Aethina tumida isolate Nest 87 chromosome 4, icAetTumi1.1, whole genome shotgun sequence includes:
- the LOC109602888 gene encoding uncharacterized protein LOC109602888 yields the protein MEFKTLIVFSVLLVTTFGAVSKQRSDVHNIDLCGGSPSTLVYQTVITEEGKLLQTVRQTVNWPNGGIINSSPIQCIYVEDLIGDGNGGYPTIKSGGIGSTSVTIELVSQWTKGMSFSITIYT from the exons ATGGAGTTCAAGACCTTAATTGTCTTCTCAGTCCTTCTGGTCACCACTTTTGGAGCTGTCTCCAAACAACGATCTGATGTACACAACATTGATCTTTGTGGGGGATCACCAAG TACACTTGTGTATCAAACGGTTATAACTGAAGAAGGTAAATTGCTGCAAACTGTGAGACAAACTGTGAATTGGCCCAATGGGGGTATCATAAACTCAAGCCCAATTCAATGCATTTAT GTTGAAGATTTGATTGGTGATGGAAATGGTGGTTACCCAACAATTAAATCTGGAGGCATTGGTAGCACCTCCGTTACCATCGAATTGGTTTCACAATGGACCAAAGGAATGAGCTTCAGTATTACCATCTACACATAA
- the LOC109602890 gene encoding uncharacterized protein LOC109602890, protein MMGFKSLIIFSVLLISCFGAVSKQRSDVHNIQLCVESPTKLAYQIVVTEQGKLMSTLSKTIAWPNGGNVNSDEIKCIYVEDLIANGNGGYPTVTSGGVGQKSVTILLQSQWMKGMSFRISIYT, encoded by the exons ATGATGGGattcaaaagtttaattatcttCTCAGTACTTCTGATTTCTTGTTTTGGAGCAGTCTCCAAACAGAGATCTGATGTACACAACATTCAACTTTGTGTGGAATCACCCAC caAACTGGCATATCAAATAGTTGTAACAGAACAAGGAAAATTGATGTCAACTCTTTCAAAAACCATTGCCTGGCCTAACGGAGGAAACGTAAACTCGGATGAAATTAAGTGTATTTAC GTCGAAGACTTGATCGCCAACGGAAACGGCGGTTATCCAACAGTCACGTCAGGAGGTGTGGGCCAGAAATCCGTCACCATCCTGCTGCAGTCGCAATGGATGAAAGGAATGAGCTTCAGAATTTCCATTTACACATAA
- the LOC109602891 gene encoding probable very-long-chain enoyl-CoA reductase art-1: protein MFNLQVYDIKRNHLGEISVEATSRVRSIKWKIAELTNLSVHRQALKATRNGIDLKDSLTTVQANLMENKKIFVKDLGPQVKMSTLFNYQHAGSLYIFACVILKPDIIFHNWDSSTSLTLSTLVALICWSLHFIKKMWETAFLYKFFSKTIHIKYLFAYCPYLWILTFYVAYHISHPYYTPPPVLVQLVGFLVFLTGEVGNLSIHFLQRDFRRSRKNIREVPNPNENPFTKLYHVVSSPNYTYEFITWVGFAVMTSCLPAGIFAALRLWQMANWALAKQRKLRRILPKYPKNRKAILPYIL from the coding sequence ATGTTCAACTTGCAAGTTTACGACATTAAAAGGAACCATCTGGGCGAAATTTCAGTCGAAGCTACCAGCAGGGTAAGGTCGATAAAATGGAAGATCGCCGAACTGACCAACCTGTCAGTGCACCGACAGGCTTTGAAGGCGACCAGGAACGGGATTGACCTAAAGGACTCCTTGACCACCGTTCAGGCCAACTTGATGGAGAACAAGAAGATATTCGTCAAGGATTTGGGACCGCAAGTGAAGATGAGCACCTTGTTCAATTATCAACACGCCGGTTCGTTGTATATTTTCGCCTGCGTCATTCTGAAACCCGACATCATTTTCCACAACTGGGATAGCAGCACGAGCTTAACCTTGTCAACCCTTGTGGCTTTAATCTGTTGGAGTCTGCATTTTATCAAGAAGATGTGGGAGACTGCCTTCCTCTACAAGTTTTTCTCCAAAACCATTCACATTAAGTACTTGTTCGCGTACTGCCCCTACCTCTGGATATTGACCTTCTACGTGGCTTACCACATCAGCCATCCGTACTACACACCTCCTCCAGTTTTGGTCCAATTGGTAGGCTTCCTCGTCTTCCTCACTGGAGAAGTTGGGAACCTGAGCATCCACTTCCTGCAACGTGACTTTCGGAGGTCACGCAAGAACATCCGCGAAGTACCAAATCCCAACGAGAACCCCTTCACCAAACTGTACCACGTGGTGTCCTCTCCCAACTACACCTACGAATTCATCACCTGGGTCGGATTTGCTGTGATGACCAGTTGCCTACCGGCAGGCATCTTCGCCGCACTCAGACTGTGGCAAATGGCCAACTGGGCTTTGGCCAAACAGAGGAAACTACGCAGAATATTGCCCAAATACCCCAAAAACAGGAAAGCGATTCTTCcatacattttgtaa